TCACTATGTAGGTTTCCATTTCATGATCTGGTATGAATACAAAAATCGATTTTTCCTGTTAAACTAAACTCCCTGATCCAAAGCATCCCACAAAACGAAGAAACCAACATTAACCAAAATGGTAAATTCCCATCCACCCGAGTTGAATCAAACACCAAAAGAATGCAACCGACCAATAACATATAGCACCATCCAAGTGTCTAACTCTCGTTGATCTACTGTAGCATAATATATAACCAacaaaaattcgatttttctttttctcatcaACCTAAACTTCCCGATCCGACATCCGACACCAATTTGACGAAACCAAGACtaaacaaaaccctagattccaaTCGTTCTCCAAGATGAATCTAGTTAGAAAGATTGAGCAATTAGGATTTCGATTTGGGACCTGGGGGCGGCGGGATCAGTGGtggccgccgcctcctccggcggcggcggcagcttGCTGGTGCTCGAGGTGGCGGCGCTCGTGGGGGAGGGCGACGAGGTAGGAGAAGATCATGCCGCCGATGCAGACGTGGAAGAGGGGCTCGACGGAGCTCGTCTCGATGTACTTCTCGATGTAGCGGTCCACGGCCTGGTCCGCGCTCTTCTTGATGTAATCCCACGTGAGCCGCGGCTTCAGGTACCCGGGGAGCTCCCTCACCTTCATCCCCTTGATCTCGTTGTAGAACGTGCGCAGCGCCATGGATGAGCAACGCCCCGtcggaaaccctaaccctagcttttCAATTCGACAGAGATTAGAGACGACGAACGGAAACCCTAACCCAGATTAGATACCACGGGGGACGGACGATGAGAAGTGCGAGTAGAATACAAAACAACAGTGATGGATAATTTCATATGCACCCCTGTACGTTTTAAAATTATCTACAGCTCcctaaaagttttaattattaaataaatatatccttccaacgctcgaaaatattcaaattttgttcTTACAATTTGAGTATTTGTTAGTAGATTTTGCCCTTACAAAAAGTAATTtgtaaatttctttttaatttataatttatagttcacaTAAAGtggtaaaatatatagaatattagtaataataaatgatgttgaataatatttaataaagttcaGACACATATTTGTGAAAGGGCTCACGATTTGgagtttgtatatttttatctgcACGTGAATATGATGAAtcattctttcaaaaaaaaaccctttataaaatttaaaattgtaaaagaatCTTAGTATTCTaaattatggatttttaaatatataaaatagtgaTATCATGttgtttatttaaattaaaccaCAAAACACTAGATTTTGAATTGCTCTTATTTTAACTCTAGATAGAATTAAAGTgaagtaaatataaatacaaaaatattctgAAATAAGATAAAGGTTTATTTAAAGAAGGCAAATTTTTTTGTAGCAACCATGTTCagtattttatttcaatttagaTCAGATCtcccaacaataaaaaaaaaaagtgttttttacataaaaaaggAACTGCTTTCTTCAGCAATCACCTTTAGCGGATTTATAcatcataaattaaaatattaatttattttaaattctttccATGTTACATAAGATTACTtgtgattatttatttatgcatCGCATGCGTGTAAATCTAGTAGGCAAATAtaattatttctaataaaacaAAAGCGTTACCTAAAAAATGGGCCATGATAGCCTTGTGATAGAAGTAGCCCAATTCTGGGCATTAAATCAATTACATTTGAACAACAGAATCTCAAAACAAAGCACAATATTCAAACACtaggttatatatatagtgtagagctactatgctatcggagcacagaggatttgatgcttccgattttttgatccttggatcaagaattatacggttgggatgattgtagtctcccttaggattgagtaatacctctaaggttgagtggtccccacagaataataatattaatccaaatgttagaaatgattaaaaaagCCGATCTTAGGTTCAAAAAGTTTGAAGCACCAGATTCTtcatactttcgatagcatagtagctctactctctctctctctctctctctatctcgtcatctctgtatatatatatatatatatatataagagagagagagagagagagagagagagagtcctgcCTACAGTGCTATCGGAAGGTTATAGAGCACTTGGTGCCATCCAACTTTTTGTCTTTCGAAATCACACCTCTGAACCATTTCCGTACCTCGTTGattcatactattcaacaaatcacatactcaaccctaggggaccactatcatcctaaccgcacatcgcTTTATTCAATAgccgaaaatttaatagcacatgtcattggtgctattaatagtattctagtctagttctatatatatatatatatatatatatatatatataaaattaagctagaatacttttagaagtaccaatccgttggtgcttctaggtttttagcctttggatctacttcttaattactaatagcctttagatcaaacactattgcgcctaccaccatctaccaccatcatcccaaccctacatatctctctatccaatggctaaaaattcaaaagcaccactcacttggtgcttttggaagtattctagctcaactctctctctctctctctctctctctctctctctctctctatatatatatatatatgaattagaactaggctactatgctattaatagcaccaagtcattagtgctaccaagtttttggctattggattaagaaatgtgcagttaggattaTGTGGacaccctagggttgagtgagtggttagttgaatagtatgatctaacgggtgaaaagaatcaaaaaggtaaatctaacggtagaaaacttggtagcaccaagtgcttcgtgctattaatagcatagtagccggactcattagaactatatatatatatatatatatagtttaagggatatgatattttttccccttattttcttaccattaaaattgtcctAATATCAACTCCAAGGGAcaaaagacaaaagaaaaaagaaaaaagaaaaaaaaaactaacataACGGCCGCGAAACTCTCTCTATACCACCACCCCGTTTATCACACACGTGCACCCCCTTTTCATCCTCTATCTCAGCCTCCTCCAAAGAGACAACGGGCGTGGTGTTAGTAAAATAGGGGGTGCAAATATCAAACCTCGCCCCCCAGGGAGGTTCCGGAGGTGGCGGTTGGTATAAATACTCACGGTTACTATTCTCGGACACACATCGTtcgatccctctctctctctcctctctctcatctctcatctctctcttctttctcctcgATTCGCACTCgcaattagggttagggttaggggtgGGGTCTCAGCAGGAGCAGGTGCTCCGAGGGACGGGGTGGGGGAGGAGATGGGGACGCTCCAGACGTGGCGAAAGGCCTACGGAGCACTCAAGGACTCCACCAAGGTCGGCCTCGCCAAGGTCAACAGCGAATTCAAGGTTCGATCTCCTCGCATATGATCCCGATTTCAGCGAATCATGGCTTGAATTCGATTCAATTTGTGGCGATTTTGATCCTACTTTTCCTGGGGATTGATTTGATGGTAGGAGCTGGACATCGCGATCGTGAAGGCCACAAACCACGTCGAATGCCCGCCCAAGGAGCGGCACGTCCGAAGTGAGTTGTAATTTTGGACCGagatttttgttcttttggaATTGAGGATTCTGAGTTTTGAATCAGATGCTTTTCAAGCTGAAAATGTCTGATTTACGATTCCATCTGATTTTATTCTTTgccttttttcaaaaaaaatttgccacaTGTTTTGATGTCCTTTTGGTTAATTTGCATCGGATTCAGGAATTTTTGCAGCAACCTCCGTCGTCCGCCCGAGGGCtgatgttgcttattgcatatACGCACTTGCGAGAAGGCTCTCCAAGACGCGTAATTGGACGGtatgaatttttttctataatttcctTAATTTTCcatttaaatttcttttgtaTGTCGAACCTTTAGATCTGAGCTTACTGCTGTTCTTTATTACGTCATCTTTTTTTAATTGGTATTATCTATCTTTTGTGCCTCATTGTGACTAAACGAAATTATTAATGCAACAATTGTAATCAAGTAGTTTCCTTTGCCTCTTTGTTTAGTTCTATTATGCTCCAGATTTCTAGGTTGTCCTTGTGTTTCCAGTCGCAATATATTCCAAAATATGAGCTATTTTCGGAATGATTTCGATGCAATACACTAGCAATTTTGGTTTGATGATTTGGCGAAGAAGTTATAGATTGATAGTTGGAAATTTTTCGCTAATGAACAATGATGGTTTGGTCAAATATTACAGGTCGCGTTGAAAACATTGATAGTTATTCACCGACTACTGCGGGAGGGTGATCCAACATTCAAGGAGGAATTTTTGAGCTATTCTTACAGAGGAAATATTTTGCAGATATCCAACTTTAAGGATGACTCAAgtcctttaggttggtttttTGTAATATTGTCAGCAGCTAATTTTACTGTTTTATAGAATTTACTTCCATTTTGCACGGAGAATATGGTCGATTATATAATTCTCTACCATGCCCATTTTGTAGCTTGGGATTGCTCCGCATGGGTCCGAACGTATGCGCTCTTCCTCGAGGAAAGGCTCGAATGCTTTAGGACTTTAAAGTATGATATTGAAGCCGAGCGGTTAATAAGATCTCCACAGAGTTCTGGCAAGGTATTCTTAGCTGACTTTCTCTTAAGCcagtgaaatctgaatttttgtttttgccCTTCGAAAACTTAGTTTCTTATAAACACACCTTTGTACTTTGAAAAATA
This window of the Ananas comosus cultivar F153 linkage group 19, ASM154086v1, whole genome shotgun sequence genome carries:
- the LOC109724844 gene encoding uncharacterized protein LOC109724844, translating into MALRTFYNEIKGMKVRELPGYLKPRLTWDYIKKSADQAVDRYIEKYIETSSVEPLFHVCIGGMIFSYLVALPHERRHLEHQQAAAAAGGGGGHH